The genomic window ATCCCTCTCGGTGAAGGCGTCCGGGACCTTCGACCACTGGCCGGTGAAATGTTGGGTCGACGGGGACGGCCTCTCGGTCGAGCCCGCGAAGGAGAAGGGCGTGCTGTCGGTCGTCGTCGCGGCCGACGCCATGCCCGGCGTGCGGTGGATTCGCATCTACGACCGGGACGGGGCGACGGGCCTCCGCCCCTTCGTCGTGGGCCCTCTGCCGGAGATCGCGGAGGCGGAGCCGAACGACGACCCGCGCACGCCCCAGCGGATCGGGGCGGCCCGCGTCACCGTCAACGGCCGCCTCGCGAAGAAGGGGGACGTGGACGGCTTCGCGGTCGAGCTCAAGGCGGGCGCCGTGCTCGTCGCCGACGTCGAGGCCAACCGCCGCCTCGGCTCGCCAATGGACGGCGTGCTCCAGGTCGCCTCGGCCGACGGATTCGTCCTCGAGCAGGACGACGACGCCGGCGGGCTCGACCCCCGGATCGTCTTCCGGGCGCCCGCGGACGGATCCTACCTCGTCCGCCTCTTCGCCTTCCCGGCGACCCCGGGTAGCGACATCCAGTTCGCCGGGGGCAGCGACTACATCTACCGGCTCACCCTCACGACCGGCGGCTTCCTCGATCACGCCTTCCCGCTCGCCGTCCCGCCCGGCGGGCCGTCGAAGGTCTCCGCCGTCGGGCCGAACGTGCCCGGCTCCGGCCCCGACTCCGCCCTCGACATCCCGCCCGGCGACCGGCCCGAGCGGCTCACCCTGTCCCACCCCCGCCTGGCGGGGAGCGTCCAGGTCCGCCGGGTCCCCGGCGCGGTCGCGGTGGAGGTGGAGCCCGACGGGATCGACAAGGCCCAGCCGCTCGCCGACCTCGCGTCGGTCAGCGGCCGGATCGACCCGCCCGGGGACCGCGACGCCTATCGGATCGCCCTGAAGAAGGGGGAGACTCGCGTCTTCCGGCTGGAATCGCGCGCGTTCGGCCTGCCGCTCGACGCGGTCATGGCGGTTTTCGACGCCGGGGGCAAGCCCCTGGCCGAGACCGATGACGTCGGAGAGTCCAGGGATCCGGAGCTCCGGTTCACCCCCGCGGCGGACGGCGACTTCCGGGTCGTCGTCCGCGACCTCCACGGCCGGGGAGGGCCCCGATACGCCTACCTCCTGGGCGTGATCAGCCCCGAGCCCGACTTCGGCCTCTCGCTCGCGGCCGACCTGTTCGAGCTGCCGCCCGGGAAGCCCGCCAAGGTCGCCGTCACGATCGACCGCCATGAGGGATTCGCCGGCGAGGTCGAGCTGCACGCCGAGGGCCTCCCCGCCGGCGTCACATCCACGACCGCCGTGTCCCGCCCCGGCGACGCCTCCGCGAAGGCGGTGACGCTGGAACTCCAGGGCTCTGCCACCGCCCCGCCCGGCCCCTTCCGGATCGTCGGCCGCGCCGTGCGCGGAGACCATCGCGAGCGGCCGGCCCGTGCCAGGATCGCGGGCTTCGAGGCCGAGACGGACCGCCCCTGGCTCAGCGTCCTCCCCGCCCCCGCGCCGGCGAAGCCCTGAGCACGCGCCCCGATCCAACGGGCCCGCCCCGTCGTTGGTCAGGCACGCTCCCTCGGGAGGCAGACGGACACGCAGACACGCCGGCTTGCAGGAGCCGACGGTCGCGGTTGGCATGCCGGGAATTCCGTGTATACTCCGCGGCATGACCGTCGACCAGATCCTCGGACAGCTCGAGTCCCTCGGCGACGACGCCCGGCGTGCGCACAACGCGAGGGCCGGCGCGCCGGGCAACCAGTTCGGCGTGAAGCTCGGCGACATCCGTACGCTGGCCAAGACGATCAAGGCAGATCGCGAGCTCGCTCTGGAGCTCTGGGAGACCGGCAACGTCGAGGCGCAGCTCCTCGCCACGCTCTTGATCAAGCCGAAGTCGCTCTCCGCGGACGAGCTCGACGCCTTGACTCGCTCCACCACCTGTTCGCAGGTGGCGGACTGGCTGAACGCCTACGTCGTCGCGCAGCATCCCGCGAAGGACTCTCTGCGAGAGGCGTGGATGAAGGCGGAGGACCGCTGGGCCGCCCGCGCCGGCTGGAACCTCACCGCCAGCCGCGTGAACAAGGGCCTCGACGGCCTCGACCTGCCGGCCCTCCTCGATCGGATCGAGCGGGAGATGCCGGGGGCGATGCCCGAGGTGCAGTGGACGATGAACAACACGCTCGCCGCCATCGGCATCCACCACCCCGAGCACCGCGATCGCGTGATCGCGATGGGCGAGGCGATCGGCCTGTACCGCGACTGGCCGGTATCGAAGGGCTGCACGCCCCCGTACGTGCCGGTCTGGGTGGAAGCCATGGTGAAGCGTCAACGCTGAGGGAGGACGAAGATGACGACGGATCCGGTCCCCAAGTGGCAGCGCATCACCGGCTGGGTGCTCTCCGGCCTCCTCGCGTTCGTGTTCCTGCCCAGCGCGTTCTTCAAGATCGCCCAGCCCGCGGGCTTCCTCGACGAGTGGTCCAAGACCTACCCGGCCGCCTCCGCCTTGCCCCTCGGGGTCATCGAACTGACGCTGTTCGTCCTCTACCTGATCCCGATGACCCGCTACGTCGGCGGCCTCCTCATGCTCGCCTACCTCGGCGGCGCGGTGGCGACCCACGTCCACGCCAACGACGGCATGTTCTTCGTGCCGGTGATCGTCGGCGTCGTCGCGTGGATCGGCCTGTACCTCCGCGACCGCAAGCTCCGCGCCCTCGTCCCCGTCGTGTCCGGGTGAGCCAAGGAGGTCCTCGGCGGCTACGCCCTCTTCAACGCCGCGGGCCGGGAGGACGCCGCAGAACACGCGCGGCGCCTCCTCGACCATGCCGGCCGGGGGGCCCGGGAGAC from Aquisphaera giovannonii includes these protein-coding regions:
- a CDS encoding pre-peptidase, whose translation is MRHTLRFPRLAASLLAIALLVASGGPSTAKPPTLSALFPPGAERGQSLSVKASGTFDHWPVKCWVDGDGLSVEPAKEKGVLSVVVAADAMPGVRWIRIYDRDGATGLRPFVVGPLPEIAEAEPNDDPRTPQRIGAARVTVNGRLAKKGDVDGFAVELKAGAVLVADVEANRRLGSPMDGVLQVASADGFVLEQDDDAGGLDPRIVFRAPADGSYLVRLFAFPATPGSDIQFAGGSDYIYRLTLTTGGFLDHAFPLAVPPGGPSKVSAVGPNVPGSGPDSALDIPPGDRPERLTLSHPRLAGSVQVRRVPGAVAVEVEPDGIDKAQPLADLASVSGRIDPPGDRDAYRIALKKGETRVFRLESRAFGLPLDAVMAVFDAGGKPLAETDDVGESRDPELRFTPAADGDFRVVVRDLHGRGGPRYAYLLGVISPEPDFGLSLAADLFELPPGKPAKVAVTIDRHEGFAGEVELHAEGLPAGVTSTTAVSRPGDASAKAVTLELQGSATAPPGPFRIVGRAVRGDHRERPARARIAGFEAETDRPWLSVLPAPAPAKP
- a CDS encoding DNA alkylation repair protein — encoded protein: MPGIPCILRGMTVDQILGQLESLGDDARRAHNARAGAPGNQFGVKLGDIRTLAKTIKADRELALELWETGNVEAQLLATLLIKPKSLSADELDALTRSTTCSQVADWLNAYVVAQHPAKDSLREAWMKAEDRWAARAGWNLTASRVNKGLDGLDLPALLDRIEREMPGAMPEVQWTMNNTLAAIGIHHPEHRDRVIAMGEAIGLYRDWPVSKGCTPPYVPVWVEAMVKRQR
- a CDS encoding DoxX family protein, with amino-acid sequence MTTDPVPKWQRITGWVLSGLLAFVFLPSAFFKIAQPAGFLDEWSKTYPAASALPLGVIELTLFVLYLIPMTRYVGGLLMLAYLGGAVATHVHANDGMFFVPVIVGVVAWIGLYLRDRKLRALVPVVSG